In Sphaeramia orbicularis chromosome 12, fSphaOr1.1, whole genome shotgun sequence, the following proteins share a genomic window:
- the LOC115430616 gene encoding uncharacterized protein LOC115430616 isoform X2, producing MGNLALCTGLFKADMDQHDREERFIAKRITKGITYYYTPVPAASPSTLCPAKDFPNCTASPSSPTALPHTHSSPADPSCPPLLSDPLTHTLLSSQNESDCTCAPPPLLVLFTWLGAQPGPVAKYRDLYLDHHMDVLVVQSSVMHFLWPRWGLEYGLEVLKVLEGPQFSRRSVLVHASSIGGYTFSQILTHIAQHPKKHGALAQRVIGHIYDSLVVGTLEHMAVGLGKTLVPCLEGLVKNTALLYFWLFKSHTADFYKNSIQIFHNSPITTPALFYFSENDALCDPVMMEKIIDLWRRRGVAVQSRKWKESIHAAHMRCHPDDYLSALEKYLNSLPKASFRAKM from the exons ATGGGCAATCTGGCCTTGTGCACAGG TCTCTTTAAGGCTGACATGGATCAACATGACAGAGAAGAGAGGTTCATAGCCAAGAGGATCACCAAAGGGATAACATATTATTATACTCCTGTCCCAGCTGCAAGCCCCTCCACACTGTGCCCTGCCAAAGACTTTCCAAACTGCACTGCCTCCCCCTCCTCACCCACAGCTCTGCCCCACACACACTCTTCTCCAGCAGATCCCTCATGCCCTCCTTTGCTTTCAGATCCATTGACACACACACTTCTCTCCTCACAAAATGAATCTGATTGCACCTGTGCTCCGCCTCCTCTTCTGGTCCTCTTCACCTGGCTGGGTGCCCAGCCAGGGCCTGTGGCTAAGTACAGGGACCTTTACCTGGACCACCACATGGACGTCCTCGTGGTTCAAAGCAGTGTAATGCACTTCTTATGGCCTCGGTGGGGGCTTGAATACGGGTTGGAGGTTCTCAAGGTTCTGGAGGGACCTCAGTTCTCTCGGAGGTCTGTTCTTGTCCATGCCTCCTCCATTGGTGGCTACACTTTCTCTCAGATACTCACTCACATCGCACAGCATCCAAAAAAGCACGGCGCCCTGGCTCAGAGGGTGATAGGGCACATCTACGACAGCTTGGTGGTTGGTACTCTGGAGCATATGGCAGTAG GCCTGGGTAAGACACTGGTACCATGTTTGGAAGGGCTGGTGAAAAACACCGCCTTGCTCTACTTCTGGCTCTTCAAATCCCACACTGCTGACTTTTACAAAAACAGCATTCAGATTTTCCACAACAGTCCCATCACCACACCAGCTCTATTCTACTTCAGCGAAAATGACGCCTTGTGCGACCCAGTAATGATGGAAAAGATTATCGACCTGTGGAGGAGAAGGGGCGTCGCTGTACAGAGCAGGAAGTGGAAGGAGTCAATCCATGCAGCCCACATGAGATGCCACCCGGACGACTACCTGTCAGCGCTGGAAAAATACTTGAACTCACTACCAAAGGCCTCCTTTAGAGCAAAAATGTAA
- the LOC115430616 gene encoding uncharacterized protein LOC115430616 isoform X1, with protein sequence MKCLIICCKVCHCAPLLCSFICSSLFKADMDQHDREERFIAKRITKGITYYYTPVPAASPSTLCPAKDFPNCTASPSSPTALPHTHSSPADPSCPPLLSDPLTHTLLSSQNESDCTCAPPPLLVLFTWLGAQPGPVAKYRDLYLDHHMDVLVVQSSVMHFLWPRWGLEYGLEVLKVLEGPQFSRRSVLVHASSIGGYTFSQILTHIAQHPKKHGALAQRVIGHIYDSLVVGTLEHMAVGLGKTLVPCLEGLVKNTALLYFWLFKSHTADFYKNSIQIFHNSPITTPALFYFSENDALCDPVMMEKIIDLWRRRGVAVQSRKWKESIHAAHMRCHPDDYLSALEKYLNSLPKASFRAKM encoded by the exons atgaaatgcttAATAATA TGTTGTAAAGTATGTCATTGTGCACCTCTGTTGTGTTCTTTTATTTGTTCCAGTCTCTTTAAGGCTGACATGGATCAACATGACAGAGAAGAGAGGTTCATAGCCAAGAGGATCACCAAAGGGATAACATATTATTATACTCCTGTCCCAGCTGCAAGCCCCTCCACACTGTGCCCTGCCAAAGACTTTCCAAACTGCACTGCCTCCCCCTCCTCACCCACAGCTCTGCCCCACACACACTCTTCTCCAGCAGATCCCTCATGCCCTCCTTTGCTTTCAGATCCATTGACACACACACTTCTCTCCTCACAAAATGAATCTGATTGCACCTGTGCTCCGCCTCCTCTTCTGGTCCTCTTCACCTGGCTGGGTGCCCAGCCAGGGCCTGTGGCTAAGTACAGGGACCTTTACCTGGACCACCACATGGACGTCCTCGTGGTTCAAAGCAGTGTAATGCACTTCTTATGGCCTCGGTGGGGGCTTGAATACGGGTTGGAGGTTCTCAAGGTTCTGGAGGGACCTCAGTTCTCTCGGAGGTCTGTTCTTGTCCATGCCTCCTCCATTGGTGGCTACACTTTCTCTCAGATACTCACTCACATCGCACAGCATCCAAAAAAGCACGGCGCCCTGGCTCAGAGGGTGATAGGGCACATCTACGACAGCTTGGTGGTTGGTACTCTGGAGCATATGGCAGTAG GCCTGGGTAAGACACTGGTACCATGTTTGGAAGGGCTGGTGAAAAACACCGCCTTGCTCTACTTCTGGCTCTTCAAATCCCACACTGCTGACTTTTACAAAAACAGCATTCAGATTTTCCACAACAGTCCCATCACCACACCAGCTCTATTCTACTTCAGCGAAAATGACGCCTTGTGCGACCCAGTAATGATGGAAAAGATTATCGACCTGTGGAGGAGAAGGGGCGTCGCTGTACAGAGCAGGAAGTGGAAGGAGTCAATCCATGCAGCCCACATGAGATGCCACCCGGACGACTACCTGTCAGCGCTGGAAAAATACTTGAACTCACTACCAAAGGCCTCCTTTAGAGCAAAAATGTAA